A stretch of Cupriavidus necator DNA encodes these proteins:
- the purH gene encoding bifunctional phosphoribosylaminoimidazolecarboxamide formyltransferase/IMP cyclohydrolase: protein MIKQALLSVSDKTGIVDFARELNALGVTLLSTGGTAKLLADSGLPVTEVADYTGFPEMLDGRVKTLHPKVHGGILARRDLPEHMAALAEHDIPTIDLLVVNLYPFQQTVAKDDCTLPDAIENIDIGGPTMLRSAAKNHRDVTVIVDPADYAVVLDEMRANANSVGYDTNFRLATKVFAHTAQYDGAITNYLTSLGADKSHQGRSAYPQTLNLAFDKVQEMRYGENPHQSAAFYRDLRAVDGALANYVQLQGKELSYNNIADADAAWECVKSFDAASGAACVIIKHANPCGVALGANALEAYDKAFKTDSTSAFGGIIAFNVELDETAAQAVARQFVEVLIAPSFSAGARAVFAAKQNVRLLEIPLGQGINQYDFKRVGGGLLVQSPDARNVQPSELRVVTRRHPNPKEMDDLMFAWRVAKFVKSNAIVFCGGGMTLGVGAGQMSRVDSARIASIKAQNAGLTLAGSAVASDAFFPFRDGLDVVVDAGATCVIQPGGSMRDDEVIAAADERGIAMVVTGTRHFRH, encoded by the coding sequence ATGATCAAGCAAGCCCTACTCTCCGTTTCCGACAAGACCGGCATCGTCGATTTCGCGCGCGAACTGAACGCGCTCGGCGTCACGCTGCTTTCCACCGGCGGCACCGCCAAGCTGCTGGCCGACAGCGGCCTGCCCGTGACGGAGGTGGCCGACTACACCGGCTTCCCGGAAATGCTCGACGGCCGCGTCAAGACACTGCATCCCAAGGTCCACGGCGGCATCCTGGCGCGCCGCGACCTGCCCGAGCACATGGCCGCGCTGGCCGAGCACGACATCCCGACCATCGACCTGCTGGTGGTGAACCTGTACCCGTTCCAGCAGACCGTGGCCAAGGATGACTGCACCCTGCCCGACGCGATCGAGAACATCGACATCGGCGGCCCGACCATGCTGCGTTCGGCGGCCAAGAACCATCGCGACGTGACCGTGATCGTCGACCCGGCCGACTACGCCGTGGTGCTCGACGAAATGCGCGCCAACGCCAACAGCGTCGGCTACGACACCAATTTCCGCCTGGCCACCAAGGTGTTCGCGCACACCGCCCAGTACGACGGCGCCATCACCAACTACCTGACCAGCCTGGGTGCCGACAAGTCGCACCAGGGCCGCAGCGCCTACCCGCAGACGCTGAACCTCGCCTTCGACAAGGTGCAGGAAATGCGCTACGGCGAGAACCCGCACCAGTCCGCCGCGTTCTACCGCGACCTGAGGGCCGTGGACGGCGCGCTGGCCAACTACGTGCAGCTGCAGGGCAAGGAACTGTCGTACAACAACATCGCCGACGCCGACGCGGCCTGGGAATGCGTCAAGTCGTTCGACGCCGCCAGCGGCGCCGCCTGCGTCATCATCAAGCACGCCAACCCGTGCGGCGTGGCGCTGGGCGCGAATGCGCTGGAAGCGTATGACAAGGCCTTCAAGACCGATTCGACCTCGGCCTTCGGCGGCATCATCGCCTTCAACGTCGAGCTGGACGAAACCGCCGCGCAGGCCGTGGCCAGGCAGTTCGTCGAAGTGCTGATCGCCCCGTCGTTCAGCGCCGGCGCGCGTGCCGTGTTCGCGGCCAAGCAGAATGTGCGCCTGCTGGAGATCCCGTTGGGCCAGGGCATCAACCAGTATGACTTCAAGCGTGTCGGCGGCGGCCTGCTGGTGCAGAGCCCGGACGCCAGGAACGTGCAGCCGTCCGAGCTGCGCGTGGTGACGCGCCGCCACCCGAACCCGAAGGAAATGGACGACCTGATGTTCGCCTGGCGCGTGGCCAAGTTCGTCAAGTCCAATGCCATCGTGTTCTGCGGCGGCGGTATGACGCTGGGCGTGGGCGCGGGCCAGATGAGCCGCGTGGATTCGGCCCGCATCGCCAGCATCAAGGCGCAGAATGCCGGCCTGACGCTGGCCGGCTCGGCAGTGGCCTCGGACGCGTTCTTCCCGTTCCGTGACGGCCTGGACGTGGTGGTCGACGCGGGCGCGACCTGCGTGATCCAGCCGGGCGGCTCGATGCGCGACGACGAAGTGATCGCCGCCGCCGACGAACGCGGCATCGCCATGGTGGTGACCGGCACGCGCCACTTCCGCCACTAA
- a CDS encoding Fis family transcriptional regulator, whose amino-acid sequence MSRNAIDQCIRESLDTYFRDLDGEEPSNMYNMVLEAVERPLLEAVMVRAERNQSLAAAYLGINRNTLRKKLQQHGLL is encoded by the coding sequence ATGAGCCGCAACGCTATCGACCAGTGTATCCGGGAAAGCCTGGACACTTATTTTCGCGACCTGGACGGCGAAGAGCCGTCGAATATGTACAACATGGTGCTCGAGGCGGTCGAACGGCCGCTGCTGGAAGCCGTGATGGTGCGCGCCGAGCGCAACCAGTCGCTGGCCGCCGCCTATCTGGGCATCAATCGCAATACGCTGCGCAAGAAGCTGCAGCAGCACGGTTTACTTTGA
- a CDS encoding UbiH/UbiF/VisC/COQ6 family ubiquinone biosynthesis hydroxylase, protein MPAAQPDFQSLRDIAIVGGGPVGLALACQLLRTTSWRLTLVDAATPARAARDPRAIALSHGSRQLLEQIGAWPVPGSPIEHIHVSQRGRFGHVRLHHDDYGVPALGYVVRYGDLCEALERALAHAAQAAGEGRLQRVFETRIDQIAQDPAPSAADDPDAGAVQLAGTGHDGQVAHLAARLVVQAEGGLFHQQAAHQGRGARTRDYRQTAVIAHVTCSRPQPGWAWERFTDEGPLALLPHEEHGVPGYALVWCCPPDQAARRIALPEAEFAAELGRAFGDRMGHFTLAGKRHAFPLGLNAAPVTVNGRVAAVGNAAQTLHPVAGQGLNLGLRDAFALADSLRSACTPQALQAFASRHRLDRAVTIGVTDLLPRVFGIAYPLAAHARGASLAVLACLPPLRHALARHMMFGMRR, encoded by the coding sequence ATGCCGGCCGCGCAGCCTGATTTCCAAAGCCTGCGCGATATCGCCATCGTCGGCGGCGGCCCGGTCGGGCTGGCGCTGGCCTGCCAGTTGCTCCGCACTACCAGCTGGCGCCTGACACTGGTCGATGCCGCCACGCCGGCGCGCGCCGCGCGCGATCCGCGCGCGATCGCGCTGTCGCATGGCAGCCGCCAGCTGCTGGAGCAGATCGGCGCCTGGCCGGTGCCCGGCAGCCCGATCGAGCATATCCATGTCTCGCAGCGCGGCCGCTTCGGCCATGTGCGGCTGCACCATGACGACTACGGCGTGCCGGCGCTCGGTTACGTGGTCCGCTACGGCGACTTGTGCGAGGCACTGGAGCGCGCGCTCGCCCATGCCGCGCAGGCGGCGGGCGAAGGCCGGCTGCAGCGTGTGTTCGAGACCCGCATCGACCAGATCGCACAGGATCCTGCGCCGAGCGCCGCGGACGATCCCGATGCCGGCGCCGTGCAACTGGCCGGCACCGGCCACGACGGCCAGGTGGCACACCTGGCCGCGCGCCTGGTGGTGCAGGCCGAGGGCGGGCTGTTCCACCAGCAGGCCGCCCACCAGGGCCGCGGCGCGCGCACGCGCGACTACCGCCAGACCGCGGTGATCGCCCATGTGACCTGCTCGCGCCCGCAGCCGGGCTGGGCCTGGGAGCGCTTTACCGACGAAGGCCCGCTGGCGCTGCTGCCGCACGAGGAGCATGGCGTGCCGGGCTATGCGCTGGTGTGGTGCTGCCCGCCGGACCAGGCCGCGCGGCGCATCGCGCTGCCGGAAGCGGAGTTCGCGGCGGAACTGGGCCGGGCCTTTGGCGACCGCATGGGCCATTTCACGCTGGCCGGCAAGCGCCATGCCTTCCCGCTCGGCCTGAATGCGGCCCCGGTGACCGTCAACGGCCGCGTGGCGGCGGTCGGCAATGCCGCGCAAACGCTGCACCCGGTGGCCGGACAGGGACTCAACCTGGGCTTGCGCGACGCCTTCGCGCTGGCCGATTCGCTGCGCAGCGCCTGCACGCCGCAGGCGCTGCAAGCCTTCGCCAGCCGCCACCGGCTCGACCGCGCCGTCACCATCGGCGTGACCGACCTGCTGCCACGTGTGTTCGGCATCGCCTACCCCCTGGCCGCGCACGCGCGGGGCGCGTCGCTGGCCGTGCTGGCCTGCCTGCCGCCGCTGCGGCATGCGCTGGCGCGCCACATGATGTTCGGGATGCGTCGCTGA
- the dusB gene encoding tRNA dihydrouridine synthase DusB, whose translation MQIGPHQLRNNLFVAPMAGVTDRPFRQLCKQLGAGYAVSEMVASNAQLWKSEKTMRRANHAGEVEPIAVQIAGAEPSMMAEAARYNVDRGAQIIDINMGCPAKKVCNVAAGSALLQNEPLVVRIVQAVVGAVGDRVPVTLKIRTGWNRENRNALRIAHMVEDAGISMLTIHGRTRADLYHGNAEYETIAAVKAAVSIPVVANGDITTPQKAKQVLALTGADAIMIGRAAQGRPWLFREIEHFLKTGEMLPSPEVAEIRAIMNAHLEDHYAFYGEFTGVRTARKHIAWYTRGLRGANLFRHRMNTLESTAEQLAAVNAFFDEQAQISDRLVYVDDAAQDQDEANNNKNGELLAA comes from the coding sequence GTGCAGATCGGACCTCACCAACTCCGCAACAACCTGTTTGTCGCCCCGATGGCGGGCGTGACGGACCGGCCCTTCCGCCAGCTGTGCAAGCAGCTCGGCGCGGGCTATGCGGTGTCGGAAATGGTGGCGTCCAACGCACAGCTGTGGAAGAGCGAGAAAACCATGCGCCGCGCCAACCACGCCGGCGAGGTCGAACCCATCGCCGTGCAGATCGCCGGCGCCGAGCCGTCGATGATGGCCGAGGCCGCGCGCTACAACGTGGACCGCGGCGCGCAGATCATCGACATCAACATGGGCTGCCCGGCCAAGAAGGTGTGCAACGTCGCCGCCGGCTCGGCCCTGCTGCAGAACGAGCCGCTGGTGGTGCGCATCGTTCAGGCCGTGGTCGGCGCAGTGGGCGACCGGGTGCCGGTCACGCTGAAGATCCGCACCGGCTGGAACCGCGAGAACCGCAATGCGCTGCGCATCGCGCACATGGTCGAGGACGCGGGCATCAGCATGCTGACCATCCACGGCCGCACCCGCGCCGACCTGTACCACGGTAACGCCGAGTACGAGACCATTGCCGCGGTCAAGGCAGCGGTCTCGATCCCGGTGGTCGCCAACGGCGACATCACCACGCCGCAGAAGGCAAAGCAAGTACTGGCGCTGACCGGCGCGGACGCGATCATGATCGGCCGCGCGGCGCAGGGCCGGCCCTGGCTGTTCCGTGAGATCGAGCACTTCCTGAAGACCGGCGAGATGCTGCCGTCGCCGGAAGTGGCCGAGATCCGTGCCATCATGAATGCGCACCTGGAAGACCACTACGCCTTCTATGGCGAATTCACCGGCGTGCGCACCGCGCGCAAGCATATTGCCTGGTACACGCGCGGGCTGCGCGGCGCCAACCTGTTCCGCCACCGCATGAACACACTGGAGAGCACCGCCGAACAACTGGCGGCGGTCAATGCGTTCTTCGACGAGCAGGCGCAGATCTCTGACCGGCTGGTGTACGTGGACGACGCAGCACAAGACCAAGACGAAGCGAACAACAACAAAAACGGGGAGTTGCTTGCCGCATGA